A genomic window from Silvibacterium dinghuense includes:
- a CDS encoding alpha/beta hydrolase family protein: MLPLGLMAAALLSASPFPALAQTQKPAEAAPAHDPRIPALLHDLAQVHSIRETALSPDGQWIAWNDGRIELAPLTDTRHPRMVTACQPGARGAESGLAWSPDSKSLAFFSECTPDHKTAIFLDDAASSTAPRQLTALNGYAKELEFTPDGKSLSFLYVEGATRPSGALAAMKPFSGVIGVEGLEVQRVAAVDAATGALTHLTPENLHVYEFSWSHDAKQLTYVAAPPPGENNWWVAKLFTQAPGSQPKVVFDPSTTTGALHGLQIAVPRFSPDGTQIAFIGGLMSDQGSTGGDIYSIPSTGGDATDLTPNREASPAWFQWIDDSRLGIAETKNAASHLFVWDLHTRQESSAYNLTLPASVGAGGLSMQISVASNNTIAFIESSFAHPPEVWAGEINDLHQITHLNDGLQPSWGKSEAVSWTNEGFHVDGWLLYPANYDPAKKYGLIVYVHGGPSAANMPRWPGAGFGAAPFSALGYFVLLPNPRGSFGEGEKFTQANRKDFGYGDLRDIVAGVDAITASHPIDPQRVGITGWSYGGFMTMFAVTQTGRFHAAVAGAGLSNWQSYYGENSIDQWMIPFFGASVYDDPAVYAKSSAINFIKNVKTPTLVVVGDRDGECPAPQSFEFWHALRDQHVPTQLVVYPDEGHGFVNPEHRVDVLERALTWFDQYLQ, from the coding sequence ATGCTCCCGCTCGGCCTGATGGCCGCGGCGCTGCTCTCCGCCTCGCCTTTTCCCGCTCTTGCCCAGACTCAGAAACCGGCCGAAGCCGCTCCGGCTCACGATCCGCGTATCCCCGCGCTGCTCCATGATCTTGCCCAGGTTCACAGCATCCGTGAGACCGCGCTCTCGCCGGATGGCCAGTGGATCGCCTGGAACGACGGCCGCATCGAGCTCGCTCCTCTGACCGACACCCGGCATCCACGCATGGTCACAGCCTGCCAGCCAGGCGCGCGCGGCGCCGAGTCCGGACTCGCCTGGTCGCCCGACTCGAAGTCTCTCGCTTTCTTTTCCGAGTGCACGCCTGACCATAAGACGGCCATCTTTCTCGACGACGCAGCCTCCAGCACTGCACCGCGCCAGCTCACCGCCTTGAACGGCTATGCCAAGGAGCTTGAGTTCACTCCTGACGGAAAATCGCTCTCCTTCCTTTATGTCGAAGGCGCGACCCGGCCCTCCGGCGCTCTTGCCGCCATGAAGCCTTTCTCCGGTGTCATCGGTGTCGAGGGTCTCGAAGTGCAGCGCGTGGCCGCAGTTGACGCCGCCACCGGCGCCCTCACCCATCTCACGCCGGAAAATCTCCATGTCTATGAGTTCAGCTGGTCCCACGATGCGAAGCAGCTCACCTACGTCGCAGCACCTCCGCCGGGCGAGAACAACTGGTGGGTAGCGAAGCTGTTTACGCAGGCTCCGGGTAGCCAGCCCAAGGTCGTCTTCGACCCCAGCACGACGACCGGCGCGCTCCACGGTCTGCAGATCGCCGTACCTCGCTTCTCACCCGACGGAACGCAGATCGCTTTTATCGGCGGCCTCATGTCCGACCAGGGCTCGACCGGCGGCGATATCTACAGCATCCCGTCCACGGGCGGCGACGCCACCGACCTGACACCGAATCGCGAGGCCAGCCCGGCCTGGTTCCAGTGGATCGACGATTCCAGGCTCGGTATTGCCGAAACAAAGAATGCGGCCTCTCACCTCTTCGTCTGGGATCTCCATACCCGGCAGGAATCCTCCGCATACAACCTCACCCTCCCTGCTTCCGTGGGCGCAGGCGGCCTGTCGATGCAGATCTCCGTCGCCAGCAACAACACCATCGCCTTCATCGAATCTTCCTTCGCGCATCCGCCCGAGGTCTGGGCCGGCGAGATCAACGACCTTCACCAGATCACCCACCTCAACGACGGCCTCCAGCCCTCGTGGGGTAAATCCGAGGCGGTTTCCTGGACCAACGAAGGCTTCCACGTCGATGGCTGGCTGCTTTATCCGGCCAACTATGACCCGGCAAAAAAGTACGGCCTCATCGTCTATGTCCATGGCGGGCCTTCGGCGGCGAACATGCCCCGCTGGCCCGGAGCCGGCTTCGGCGCAGCGCCCTTTTCGGCGCTTGGCTACTTTGTCCTCCTGCCCAACCCGCGCGGCAGCTTCGGCGAGGGCGAGAAGTTCACCCAGGCCAACCGCAAGGACTTCGGCTACGGCGACCTGCGCGACATCGTTGCCGGCGTCGATGCCATCACCGCCTCCCACCCCATCGATCCGCAGCGGGTCGGCATCACCGGCTGGAGTTATGGCGGATTCATGACCATGTTCGCCGTCACCCAGACCGGCCGCTTCCATGCTGCCGTCGCCGGAGCCGGTCTCTCCAACTGGCAGAGCTACTACGGAGAGAACTCCATCGACCAGTGGATGATCCCCTTCTTCGGCGCCTCGGTCTATGACGACCCGGCGGTCTACGCGAAGAGCTCGGCGATCAACTTCATCAAAAACGTAAAAACTCCCACGCTGGTGGTCGTCGGGGACCGCGACGGGGAATGCCCGGCTCCGCAGTCCTTCGAATTCTGGCACGCCCTCCGCGATCAGCATGTCCCCACCCAGCTGGTCGTTTATCCTGATGAAGGCCACGGTTTCGTCAACCCCGAGCATCGCGTCGACGTTCTTGAGCGCGCACTCACCTGGTTCGACCAATACCTCCAGTAA
- the rpsG gene encoding 30S ribosomal protein S7 yields the protein MPRKGHIAKREVAADPVYNSTLVTKFVNSMMWGGKKSTAQTIFYTAMTNLEAKGGADALTLFKKAVENCKPLLEVKTRRVGGANYQVPIEVNPERRTSLAIRWLVGYGRARGEKGMIDKLSAELLDAANGRGAAMKKKEDVHRMAEANKAFAHYRW from the coding sequence ATGCCTAGAAAAGGTCATATCGCCAAGCGTGAGGTCGCTGCCGACCCGGTTTACAACTCGACGCTCGTGACGAAGTTTGTCAACTCGATGATGTGGGGCGGCAAGAAGTCGACCGCGCAGACGATCTTCTATACCGCGATGACGAACCTGGAAGCCAAGGGCGGCGCGGATGCGCTGACGCTCTTCAAGAAGGCCGTCGAAAACTGCAAGCCGCTGCTCGAGGTCAAGACGCGGCGTGTGGGCGGCGCGAACTATCAGGTGCCGATCGAAGTGAACCCCGAGCGCCGCACCTCGCTCGCGATCCGCTGGCTGGTCGGCTACGGCCGCGCCCGCGGTGAAAAGGGCATGATCGACAAGCTTTCGGCTGAGCTGCTGGACGCGGCGAATGGCCGCGGCGCGGCGATGAAGAAGAAGGAAGACGTTCATCGCATGGCCGAGGCAAACAAGGCCTTCGCGCACTATCGCTGGTAA
- a CDS encoding family 1 encapsulin nanocompartment shell protein: protein MNNLHRELAPISDAAWEQIEEETRRTLKRYLAGRRVVDVPAPGGVALPGVGTGHLKAISAPAEGIVARQREVKPLVELRVPFELSRETIDDVERGSEDSDWQPAKDAAKKLAFAEDRAIFNGYKDANIQGIREVTSNPIEKLPADVRDYPDAVAHALSQLRLVGVNGPYSVVLGAEEYTALAETRDHGYPVLEHVKRIVDGNLIWAPAIEGAFVLTTRGGDFELNIGQDVSIGYSSHNEKTVQLYLQETFVFRMFTSEAAVALSRPQKKA from the coding sequence ATGAATAACCTCCATCGGGAGCTGGCGCCGATTTCTGACGCCGCATGGGAGCAGATCGAAGAAGAGACGCGGCGGACGCTGAAGCGCTACCTGGCCGGACGTCGCGTGGTGGATGTGCCTGCGCCGGGCGGCGTTGCCCTGCCGGGGGTGGGGACTGGTCACCTGAAGGCCATTTCGGCTCCGGCCGAAGGCATCGTGGCGCGGCAGCGCGAGGTAAAGCCGCTGGTGGAGCTGCGTGTGCCCTTCGAGCTCTCGCGCGAGACTATCGACGACGTGGAGCGCGGTTCGGAGGATTCCGACTGGCAGCCGGCCAAGGATGCGGCGAAGAAGCTGGCCTTTGCCGAAGATCGGGCGATCTTCAACGGATATAAGGACGCGAATATCCAAGGCATTCGGGAGGTGACCAGCAATCCCATCGAGAAGCTGCCTGCCGATGTGCGCGATTATCCTGACGCGGTGGCGCATGCGCTGAGCCAGCTGCGGCTGGTCGGCGTCAATGGTCCTTACTCCGTGGTGCTGGGCGCCGAGGAGTACACGGCGCTGGCCGAGACCCGCGATCACGGCTACCCGGTGCTCGAGCACGTGAAGCGCATCGTGGACGGCAACCTGATCTGGGCTCCGGCGATCGAGGGCGCCTTTGTGCTGACGACGCGCGGCGGGGACTTCGAACTCAATATCGGGCAGGATGTTTCGATCGGGTATTCGAGCCACAACGAGAAGACGGTGCAGCTCTATCTGCAGGAGACCTTCGTTTTCCGGATGTTTACCAGCGAAGCGGCAGTGGCGCTGTCACGGCCGCAGAAGAAAGCCTGA
- a CDS encoding Dyp-type peroxidase yields the protein MGTSPANDPVVPQAVDSPLTRAAIFLVLSIRPDDEAYAQLREFCADLSSLIRAIEFRDMEAGLTCVAGFGSEVWDRLFGAPRPAELHPFREFHAGNRHAVATPGDILFHIRAKRMDLCIALAIELMGRLGDAVTVVDEVHGFRYFDARDLLGFVDGTENPRGIAIKEAAFIGDEDPAFTGGSYVIVQKYLHDMKGWNALPTEMQEKIIGRHKLSDVELLDSEKPPYAHNVLANINDANGVQQQILRDNMPFGRPGYGEFGTYFIGYCRTPRVTEKMLENMFVGNPPGTYDRLLDFSTAVTGNLFFVPAASFLDAVQPEAPETAETEASAVASTAPEKDAGPAGSLGIGSLKGESNE from the coding sequence ATGGGTACGTCCCCTGCAAATGACCCCGTGGTTCCCCAGGCCGTGGATTCGCCGCTGACGCGGGCGGCGATTTTCCTGGTGCTTTCCATTCGTCCGGACGATGAGGCGTATGCGCAGCTGCGCGAATTCTGCGCCGATCTTTCCAGCCTGATCCGCGCCATTGAATTTCGAGACATGGAGGCAGGGTTGACCTGCGTGGCGGGTTTCGGTTCCGAGGTGTGGGACCGGCTCTTCGGCGCGCCGCGTCCGGCCGAGCTGCATCCCTTCCGGGAGTTTCATGCCGGCAACCGCCATGCCGTGGCGACGCCGGGCGACATCCTCTTCCACATCCGCGCCAAGCGCATGGACCTGTGCATCGCGCTGGCCATCGAGCTGATGGGCCGGCTGGGCGATGCGGTGACGGTGGTCGACGAGGTGCATGGCTTCCGCTACTTCGATGCCCGCGATCTGCTGGGCTTCGTCGACGGTACGGAGAACCCTCGCGGCATCGCGATCAAAGAAGCGGCATTCATCGGCGACGAGGATCCGGCATTCACGGGCGGCAGCTACGTGATCGTGCAGAAGTATCTGCATGACATGAAGGGCTGGAACGCGCTTCCGACCGAGATGCAGGAGAAGATCATCGGCCGGCACAAGCTCTCCGACGTGGAGCTGCTCGATTCCGAGAAGCCTCCCTATGCGCACAACGTGCTGGCCAACATCAACGACGCAAACGGCGTGCAGCAGCAGATCCTGCGCGACAACATGCCCTTTGGGCGTCCGGGATACGGCGAGTTCGGCACCTACTTTATCGGCTACTGCCGTACGCCGCGTGTGACCGAGAAGATGCTCGAGAACATGTTCGTCGGCAACCCTCCGGGAACCTACGACCGGCTGCTCGACTTCAGCACGGCGGTGACCGGCAACCTGTTCTTTGTGCCCGCGGCCTCGTTCCTTGACGCCGTACAACCGGAAGCGCCGGAAACGGCAGAGACCGAGGCTTCGGCGGTGGCATCGACCGCGCCGGAGAAGGATGCCGGGCCTGCAGGCTCGCTCGGGATAGGATCACTGAAGGGAGAGAGCAATGAATAA
- the bla gene encoding class A beta-lactamase gives MISRRDVVRASLLLTGEALIARSGRLWAQKPDAVAAFEQRLKVIEAGTGGRLGVGFLDPANGIRAGWKQDERFPMCSTFKVLAVSALLSRADRGEEHLDRLIRYGKADVVSYSPESSRHVDTGMTVSDICRAAMTLSDNTAANLILASIGGPAGVTAFARSLGDEVTRLDRTETSLNEAVPGDPRDTTAPGEMVSDLRKVVTGNVLSAASRAQLVAWMEANTTGKARIRAGLAASGRAGSWRIGDKTGTGDHATANDIAVLWPEGRSPVFLCVYLTEAQVKFPDQEAAIAAVAQAAAGLVQPGA, from the coding sequence GTGATCTCGAGGCGGGATGTGGTGCGGGCTTCTCTGCTGCTGACGGGAGAAGCGCTGATCGCGCGAAGCGGTCGGTTGTGGGCGCAGAAGCCGGATGCCGTTGCGGCATTCGAACAGCGGTTAAAGGTCATCGAAGCAGGGACAGGCGGCCGGCTCGGTGTGGGCTTTCTCGATCCGGCAAACGGTATCAGAGCCGGATGGAAGCAGGACGAGCGCTTTCCCATGTGCAGCACGTTCAAGGTGCTCGCGGTTTCGGCGCTGTTGTCACGCGCAGATCGTGGCGAGGAGCATCTGGACCGGCTCATCCGGTATGGGAAGGCGGATGTCGTCTCCTATTCGCCGGAGAGCAGCCGGCACGTGGATACGGGCATGACGGTGAGCGATATCTGCCGGGCGGCCATGACCCTCAGCGATAACACGGCCGCCAATCTGATCCTGGCATCGATCGGCGGGCCTGCCGGCGTGACGGCATTCGCGCGGAGCCTGGGCGATGAGGTGACACGCCTGGACCGGACAGAGACTTCGCTGAACGAGGCGGTGCCGGGTGATCCGAGGGATACGACGGCTCCGGGAGAGATGGTCTCCGATTTACGCAAAGTGGTGACGGGGAATGTGCTGTCGGCGGCTTCGCGGGCGCAGCTGGTTGCGTGGATGGAAGCAAATACGACAGGGAAAGCGCGCATCCGTGCAGGCCTTGCTGCTTCGGGCCGCGCCGGGAGTTGGCGGATAGGCGACAAGACCGGCACTGGAGATCATGCGACCGCGAACGACATCGCTGTTCTCTGGCCCGAGGGACGGAGCCCGGTATTTCTATGCGTTTATCTGACAGAGGCGCAGGTGAAGTTTCCCGACCAGGAGGCAGCGATTGCTGCCGTGGCACAGGCCGCCGCAGGTTTGGTACAGCCTGGGGCCTGA
- the rpsL gene encoding 30S ribosomal protein S12 has product MPTFSQLVRKGRTAPRYKTASPALQGSPQRRGVCTRVYTQTPKKPNSALRKVARVRLTNGIEVTSYIPGEGHNLQEHSIVLIRGGRVKDLPGVRYHIVRGTLDSVGVVKRTQSRSKYGAKRAKAGAPAAGGKKK; this is encoded by the coding sequence TTGCCTACATTCAGTCAGCTGGTAAGAAAGGGCCGTACGGCCCCGCGGTACAAGACGGCATCGCCTGCGCTGCAGGGTTCGCCGCAGCGTCGTGGCGTGTGCACGCGCGTTTACACCCAGACGCCCAAGAAGCCGAACTCGGCGCTCCGTAAGGTTGCCCGTGTGCGCCTGACGAACGGCATCGAAGTGACGTCGTACATCCCCGGCGAAGGCCATAACCTGCAGGAGCACTCGATCGTGCTCATCCGCGGTGGCCGTGTGAAGGATCTGCCGGGTGTTCGTTATCACATTGTTCGCGGCACGCTCGACTCGGTCGGCGTGGTCAAGCGTACGCAGAGCCGCTCGAAGTATGGCGCCAAGCGCGCCAAGGCCGGTGCTCCGGCCGCAGGCGGCAAGAAGAAGTAG
- a CDS encoding putative bifunctional diguanylate cyclase/phosphodiesterase yields the protein MRGEAQARQLEVQTEMLDASIDCIKIINRDGTLRHMNRSGCLALGVAEGESGFGMKWLELLPAEVRKRGSRALASARRGRSARFTGRSVISGEKPREWDNVLTPMRGEDNEITGILCVSREVTLEREAEKRLRMASEVDALTGLPNRRIFRARLNRMIDKSRQSGQVFGLMLFDLDYFKHVNDTMGHIAGDHLLRELSRRLASALTGGDIAVRLGGDEFAVVLGNVADAEAVQSKAEDLLSRMSRPVTYRGRPIHWGVSAGCAMFPADGGDAQLLMRCADMALNDLKTSRRGGVLMYSRSMQQAMEQAATERAVAREIVREDFVEPHYQPKVRLKDGVTVGFEALLRWRRGDESFQPASTVAEAFRDYQLATGIGQSMLGKVLRDIQEWKQQRLQVMPVSINVSPMEFLYDDFAESLLARLDEFQIEPSLIEIEITEQVLAERGSGYAVRALRMLKKAGVRIALDDFGTGYSSFKHLSEYPVDCLKIDRSFIARMAEEPGILKIVQAILQMGPHLSLEVQAEGIETGRQRAMLYRAGCSIGQGFLWGGVLTAEQVTAHLAWADEE from the coding sequence TTGCGGGGAGAGGCTCAGGCGCGCCAGCTGGAGGTACAGACGGAGATGCTGGATGCCAGCATCGACTGCATCAAGATCATCAATCGCGACGGCACACTGCGCCACATGAATCGTTCCGGATGCCTCGCACTGGGTGTGGCAGAGGGCGAGAGTGGCTTCGGCATGAAATGGCTGGAACTGTTGCCTGCAGAGGTCCGCAAGCGCGGTAGCAGAGCGTTGGCCTCCGCAAGGCGCGGTCGCAGCGCGCGATTCACCGGCCGCAGCGTGATTTCCGGGGAGAAGCCCAGGGAGTGGGACAACGTTCTGACTCCGATGCGTGGCGAAGACAACGAGATCACAGGAATCCTTTGCGTTTCCCGTGAAGTGACGCTCGAACGGGAAGCAGAGAAGCGCCTGCGGATGGCGAGCGAGGTGGATGCCCTGACCGGTCTGCCCAACCGGCGTATCTTCCGCGCGCGGTTGAACCGCATGATCGATAAGTCGCGGCAGAGCGGGCAGGTCTTTGGGCTGATGCTGTTCGATCTCGATTACTTCAAGCATGTCAACGACACGATGGGGCATATCGCCGGAGATCATCTGCTGCGCGAGCTCTCTCGAAGGCTGGCCTCTGCGCTCACCGGTGGCGACATTGCGGTTCGCCTGGGAGGAGATGAATTTGCCGTAGTGCTGGGCAATGTTGCGGACGCGGAAGCGGTGCAGAGCAAGGCGGAAGATCTGCTGAGCCGGATGAGTCGTCCGGTCACATACAGGGGGCGTCCTATCCACTGGGGTGTGAGCGCAGGCTGCGCCATGTTTCCTGCCGATGGGGGCGACGCGCAGCTTTTGATGCGCTGTGCGGATATGGCTCTGAATGACCTGAAGACCAGCAGGCGTGGCGGCGTGCTCATGTACAGCCGCAGCATGCAGCAGGCCATGGAGCAGGCCGCGACGGAGCGCGCCGTGGCGCGTGAGATTGTGCGCGAAGACTTCGTGGAGCCGCACTATCAGCCGAAGGTGCGGCTTAAGGATGGCGTTACGGTCGGCTTTGAAGCGCTGCTCCGCTGGCGTCGTGGCGACGAGTCGTTCCAGCCGGCGTCTACGGTCGCCGAAGCTTTCCGCGATTACCAGCTGGCGACCGGGATCGGTCAGTCGATGCTGGGAAAGGTTTTGCGGGATATACAGGAATGGAAGCAGCAGCGGCTGCAGGTGATGCCGGTCTCCATCAATGTTTCTCCGATGGAATTTCTCTATGATGATTTCGCCGAAAGCCTTCTCGCGCGTCTGGATGAGTTCCAGATAGAGCCTTCGCTGATCGAGATCGAAATCACCGAGCAGGTGTTGGCGGAGCGTGGCTCAGGTTATGCGGTGCGCGCGCTGCGCATGTTGAAGAAGGCCGGCGTGCGGATCGCGCTGGACGATTTCGGGACGGGATATTCCTCGTTCAAGCACTTGAGCGAGTATCCCGTGGACTGCCTGAAAATCGACCGGAGTTTCATTGCGCGCATGGCGGAGGAGCCGGGGATTCTGAAGATCGTGCAGGCCATTTTGCAGATGGGGCCGCACCTGTCGCTCGAGGTGCAGGCGGAGGGGATTGAAACCGGCCGCCAGCGGGCGATGCTGTATCGCGCAGGATGCAGCATCGGACAAGGCTTTTTGTGGGGAGGCGTTCTCACCGCAGAGCAGGTCACCGCGCACCTGGCATGGGCGGATGAAGAGTAA
- a CDS encoding epoxide hydrolase family protein — MESRLEAWIPPYSAAAVADLRERLARTRWPETLEEAGWSSGTDAGFLKDLCRYWATEFDWEQEIERLRAWNHGLYLAKEGRVHFLHARGNGPSPMPLILTHGWPGSFLEMLELIPRLTDPAAFGGDERDAFDVVVPSLPGFGYSDKPRPAGVNFFRVAEMWAGLMRELGYERFAAQGGDLGAGVTTALGLRHAECLIGIHLNFISGSYRPHLPEGAALSEAEQRFLRDAAAWYDENGAYAHIQGTRPQTLSYGLHDSPAGLAAWIVEKFRAWSDCGGDVLRSFTRDRLLANITLYWMTESIGSSFGMYQEGRRTPLRFGAEDFVRAPCGIACFPKEILFPPRAWVERGYNVQRWTEMPRGGHFAAAEQPELLAEDLRAFFRPLRG, encoded by the coding sequence ATGGAATCTCGTCTGGAAGCATGGATTCCGCCGTATTCTGCTGCCGCAGTGGCGGATCTCAGGGAGCGGCTTGCACGTACGCGCTGGCCGGAGACGCTGGAGGAGGCCGGATGGTCATCCGGTACCGACGCCGGCTTTCTCAAAGACCTTTGCCGCTACTGGGCTACGGAGTTCGATTGGGAGCAGGAGATCGAGCGGCTCCGGGCGTGGAATCACGGCCTCTACTTGGCAAAGGAGGGGCGGGTTCACTTCCTGCATGCCAGGGGTAACGGGCCGTCGCCGATGCCGCTGATCCTGACTCACGGCTGGCCTGGCTCTTTTCTGGAAATGCTGGAGCTGATCCCTCGCCTCACCGATCCGGCGGCTTTCGGTGGAGATGAGAGAGACGCCTTCGATGTGGTGGTGCCGTCGCTGCCCGGTTTTGGCTACTCGGATAAACCACGGCCGGCTGGGGTGAACTTCTTCCGCGTGGCGGAGATGTGGGCCGGCTTGATGCGCGAGCTGGGCTACGAGCGTTTTGCCGCCCAGGGTGGAGATCTGGGCGCGGGGGTGACCACGGCACTGGGACTTCGTCATGCCGAATGCCTGATTGGCATCCATCTCAATTTCATTTCTGGTTCCTACCGCCCGCACCTGCCGGAAGGCGCGGCGCTGAGCGAAGCGGAACAGCGCTTTCTGCGCGACGCCGCGGCCTGGTACGACGAAAACGGGGCGTATGCGCATATCCAGGGAACGCGCCCGCAGACTCTGTCCTATGGGTTGCATGACTCACCGGCCGGCCTCGCGGCCTGGATTGTCGAAAAGTTTCGTGCCTGGTCGGATTGCGGAGGCGATGTTCTCCGCTCCTTTACGCGTGATCGGCTGCTTGCGAATATCACGCTGTACTGGATGACGGAGAGCATCGGCTCGTCTTTCGGCATGTACCAGGAGGGGCGGCGGACACCGCTGCGCTTTGGCGCGGAGGACTTTGTGCGGGCTCCTTGTGGGATCGCATGCTTCCCGAAAGAGATTCTGTTTCCGCCGAGAGCGTGGGTGGAGCGGGGCTACAACGTGCAGCGCTGGACGGAGATGCCGCGGGGCGGTCACTTCGCAGCGGCAGAGCAGCCGGAGCTGCTGGCCGAGGATCTGCGCGCATTCTTTCGTCCTCTCCGGGGTTGA